In Streptomyces sp. NBC_01551, one DNA window encodes the following:
- a CDS encoding SDR family NAD(P)-dependent oxidoreductase produces the protein MTATAGHAQKFAGKVALVSGAGDGACRATAIAFAREGATVMVAGPDEEQLAGTVKLIRDAGGRAGSVVADVARDGVGAAARMVAATVERFGAPDFAFNDASVTGPEGPGSGTGLVEVDWVVSLAAHLTGLFAAMKHELAPMEARGSGVIVNTALAVPRTERLIGRSAYAGYAAALTTLTATAAAESADLGVRIAALDDGAATAEELAERVLRLCSDPSGDA, from the coding sequence ATGACGGCGACCGCAGGACACGCACAGAAGTTCGCCGGAAAGGTCGCCCTGGTCAGCGGGGCTGGCGACGGCGCCTGCCGGGCCACGGCGATCGCGTTCGCCCGCGAGGGCGCCACCGTGATGGTCGCCGGACCGGACGAGGAGCAGCTGGCGGGCACGGTCAAGCTGATCCGTGACGCCGGCGGACGGGCCGGCTCCGTGGTGGCGGACGTGGCGCGGGACGGCGTCGGCGCGGCCGCCCGGATGGTGGCGGCGACGGTGGAGCGGTTCGGGGCCCCGGACTTCGCGTTCAACGACGCGAGCGTCACCGGCCCGGAGGGGCCCGGGTCCGGCACCGGTCTGGTCGAGGTCGACTGGGTGGTGTCCCTCGCCGCCCACCTCACGGGCCTGTTCGCGGCGATGAAGCACGAGCTGGCCCCCATGGAGGCACGCGGCAGCGGCGTCATCGTGAACACCGCGCTCGCCGTGCCGCGTACCGAGCGGCTCATCGGCCGCAGCGCGTACGCCGGTTACGCGGCCGCGCTGACCACCCTGACGGCCACCGCCGCCGCCGAGTCCGCTGACCTGGGTGTCCGGATCGCCGCGCTCGACGACGGCGCCGCCACCGCGGAGGAGCTCGCGGAGCGGGTGCTGCGCCTGTGCTCCGACCCGTCCGGCGACGCCTGA
- a CDS encoding 3-hydroxybenzoate 6-monooxygenase — MANILIAGGGIGGLAAALGIAGRGHRVTVLERRDSFTELGAGIQLGPNAFHALDLLGVGAQVRARAVYIDELRFMDGTTDERVASMPLTGDYRARFGNPYAVVQRSDVYEPLLEGCRAHPLIELRGESSVVAYENGGPGPGRVSAVLASGERITGDALIGADGIRSAVRRQLVGDGDPRVSGHTIYRSVIPMDRVPEELRWNTVTLWAGPKWHFVHYPIGGGAFLNLAATRDDDAREAVVGKPAAREHVLGEFPELGETARRLLELGRDWKAWVLCDRDPVDVWTDGRVALLGDAAHPMLQYAAQGACQALEDAVVISDALDCAAEDFVQRLEKYGAERRERTARTQLVAREMGRQLYHPAGEGARERNAMLSGLSAEDMYDKVAWLHGEKLR, encoded by the coding sequence ATGGCGAACATACTCATCGCCGGTGGCGGCATCGGCGGACTCGCCGCCGCGCTCGGCATCGCCGGCCGCGGCCACCGGGTGACCGTCCTGGAGCGCCGGGACAGCTTCACCGAACTCGGCGCCGGCATCCAGCTCGGCCCCAACGCCTTCCACGCCCTCGACCTGCTCGGCGTCGGCGCCCAGGTCCGCGCCCGGGCCGTCTACATCGACGAACTGCGCTTCATGGACGGCACGACCGACGAGCGCGTCGCCTCCATGCCGCTGACCGGCGACTACCGGGCCCGGTTCGGGAACCCGTACGCCGTCGTCCAGCGTTCCGACGTGTACGAGCCGCTGCTGGAGGGCTGCCGCGCCCACCCGCTGATCGAGCTGCGCGGCGAGAGCTCCGTCGTCGCGTACGAGAACGGCGGCCCCGGCCCGGGCCGGGTGAGCGCCGTCCTGGCGAGCGGCGAGCGGATCACCGGCGACGCGCTGATCGGCGCCGACGGCATCCGCTCCGCGGTGCGCCGCCAGCTCGTCGGCGACGGCGACCCGCGGGTCTCCGGGCACACCATCTACCGGTCGGTGATCCCCATGGACCGGGTGCCCGAGGAGCTGCGGTGGAACACCGTGACCCTGTGGGCGGGCCCCAAGTGGCACTTCGTCCACTACCCGATCGGTGGCGGCGCGTTCTTGAACCTGGCCGCGACCCGCGACGACGACGCCCGGGAGGCCGTCGTCGGCAAGCCGGCCGCCCGCGAGCACGTGCTCGGCGAGTTCCCGGAGCTGGGCGAAACCGCCCGGCGGCTGCTGGAGCTCGGCAGGGACTGGAAGGCCTGGGTGCTGTGCGACCGCGACCCGGTCGACGTGTGGACGGACGGCCGGGTGGCGCTCCTGGGCGACGCCGCGCACCCGATGCTCCAGTACGCGGCGCAGGGCGCCTGCCAGGCCCTGGAGGACGCGGTGGTGATCTCCGACGCGCTGGACTGCGCCGCGGAGGACTTCGTGCAGCGCCTGGAGAAGTACGGCGCGGAACGCCGCGAACGCACCGCGCGGACCCAGCTGGTGGCCCGCGAGATGGGGCGTCAGCTCTACCACCCGGCGGGCGAGGGCGCCCGCGAACGCAACGCGATGCTGTCGGGCCTGTCGGCCGAGGACATGTACGACAAGGTCGCCTGGCTCCACGGGGAGAAGCTCCGATGA
- the aroA gene encoding 3-phosphoshikimate 1-carboxyvinyltransferase, whose amino-acid sequence MTARVPGSKSITNRALLLAAAAAGVTRLRAPLVSDDTLAFRTALSDLGVRITEVTEVGEIGEAGPAWDVAGLGRGPVADGARVWCADAGTAARFLPPFAAAGHGRFLFDGTDQLRARPLRPLADALTALGADVATGPAGVLPLTVTGRGLAGGDITLDSSFSSQYLTGLLLSAPLMAAPLTVRPRSLVSRPYIDMTLALMHHFGARTEDHGDGAITVHPGGYTAADLTIEPDASTASYFFAAAAVTGQRVTVPGLGTGSSQGDLGFVEVLRRAGAHVEITGSATTVTGRPDGSLTGGFDVDMGNISDTFMTLAAIAPLADGPITVHGIGHARLKESDRIEAIARNLRALGIHTEEGPERITIHPGTPKPAEIACYRDHRIAMAFSVLGLRADGITLDDPACVSKTFPGFHDELRRLFPGAATPQGI is encoded by the coding sequence CTGACCGCGCGGGTGCCCGGCTCCAAGAGCATCACCAACCGGGCCCTGCTGCTGGCCGCCGCGGCCGCCGGGGTCACCCGTCTGCGGGCGCCCCTCGTCAGCGACGACACCCTCGCCTTCCGCACCGCGCTCAGCGACCTCGGCGTCCGCATCACCGAAGTCACCGAAGTCGGCGAGATCGGCGAAGCCGGCCCCGCCTGGGACGTCGCCGGGCTCGGCCGCGGCCCCGTCGCCGACGGCGCCCGCGTGTGGTGCGCCGACGCGGGGACCGCCGCCCGCTTCCTGCCCCCCTTCGCCGCCGCGGGCCACGGCCGGTTCCTCTTCGACGGCACCGACCAGCTCCGCGCCCGCCCGCTGCGCCCCCTCGCCGACGCCCTCACCGCGCTGGGCGCGGACGTGGCGACCGGCCCCGCCGGGGTCCTGCCGCTCACCGTCACCGGCCGCGGCCTGGCCGGCGGGGACATCACCCTCGACTCCTCCTTCAGCAGCCAGTACCTCACCGGACTGCTGCTGTCGGCCCCGCTGATGGCCGCCCCGCTGACCGTCCGCCCGCGGAGCCTGGTCAGCCGCCCGTACATCGACATGACGCTCGCCCTGATGCACCACTTCGGCGCCCGTACCGAGGACCACGGCGACGGCGCGATCACCGTGCACCCCGGCGGCTACACCGCCGCGGACCTGACCATCGAGCCCGACGCCTCCACCGCCTCCTACTTCTTCGCGGCGGCCGCCGTCACCGGGCAGCGCGTCACGGTCCCCGGCCTCGGCACCGGCAGCTCCCAGGGCGACCTCGGCTTCGTCGAGGTGCTGCGCCGCGCCGGCGCCCACGTGGAGATCACCGGGTCCGCGACCACCGTCACCGGCCGCCCCGACGGCAGCCTCACCGGCGGGTTCGACGTGGACATGGGCAACATCTCCGACACCTTCATGACCCTCGCGGCCATCGCCCCGCTCGCCGACGGCCCGATCACCGTCCACGGCATCGGCCACGCCCGGCTCAAGGAGTCCGACCGCATCGAGGCCATCGCCCGCAACCTGCGCGCCCTCGGCATCCACACGGAGGAGGGCCCGGAGCGGATCACCATCCACCCCGGCACCCCGAAGCCGGCCGAGATCGCCTGCTACCGCGACCACCGGATCGCGATGGCGTTCTCCGTCCTCGGCCTGCGCGCCGACGGCATCACCCTCGACGACCCGGCCTGCGTCAGCAAGACGTTCCCCGGCTTCCACGACGAACTGCGCCGGCTCTTCCCCGGCGCCGCGACACCACAAGGGATCTGA
- a CDS encoding anthranilate synthase family protein, with amino-acid sequence MTDDLLGRVLGERPPAFALVHRPESTGAERIDLYVGDIAEVPTLAGIPLPELAGAAAGGADSGRAHQDVLALVPYRQIAERGYEAPDDGTPLLAMTIAEQRTLPLAEVLWRIPNAPVHLAEGGAFDIDDDAYAATVRKVIADEIGTGAGANFVMKRSFVADISDYSVGSALRFFRRLLEREQGAYWTFVVHTGERTLVGASPERHVSVSGGRAVMNPISGTYRYPASGPTLSGVLDFLADTKECDELYMVVDEELKMMARICESGGRVVGPYLKEMARLAHTEYFIEGSTDRDPREILHETLFAPTVTGSPLESASEVIKRYEPQGRGYYSGVLALIGQDGAGARTLDSAILIRTADIDAGGRMKIGVGATLVRNSDPVSEVAETRAKAAGLLAVLGESGPARFADHPGVRAALGKRNENISAFWLADDTAREDPLPELVGRKVLVVDAEDTFTAMIEHLLRSFGAEVTVRRFDEPYAFEPYDLVVMGPGPGDPRDAGHPKIAHLRGAVDTLLAQERPFLAVCLSHQVLSARLGLDLVRREHPNQGVQREIDLFGRRERVGFYNTFASRSDSEKADSDVGVIEVSRDPETGEVHALRGWGFRSMQFHPEAVLTEDGPRIVGDALTGLLRERAR; translated from the coding sequence ATGACCGATGACCTGCTGGGCAGGGTGCTGGGCGAGCGGCCCCCCGCCTTCGCGCTCGTGCACCGGCCCGAGAGCACCGGAGCCGAGCGGATCGACCTGTACGTGGGCGACATCGCCGAGGTCCCCACGCTGGCCGGCATCCCGCTCCCGGAGCTCGCCGGGGCGGCCGCCGGCGGTGCGGACTCCGGGCGCGCCCACCAGGACGTACTGGCCCTCGTGCCGTACCGGCAGATCGCCGAGCGCGGCTACGAGGCGCCCGACGACGGGACTCCGCTGCTCGCGATGACCATCGCCGAGCAGCGCACGCTGCCGCTGGCCGAGGTGCTGTGGCGGATCCCGAACGCGCCCGTGCACCTCGCGGAGGGCGGCGCCTTCGACATCGACGACGACGCCTACGCGGCGACCGTCCGCAAGGTCATCGCCGACGAGATCGGCACCGGCGCGGGCGCCAACTTCGTCATGAAGCGCTCCTTCGTCGCCGACATCTCCGACTACAGCGTGGGCTCGGCGCTGCGCTTCTTCCGGCGCCTGCTGGAGCGGGAGCAGGGCGCGTACTGGACGTTCGTCGTGCACACGGGCGAGCGCACCCTGGTCGGCGCCTCCCCGGAGCGGCACGTCAGCGTCAGCGGCGGCCGGGCCGTGATGAACCCGATCAGCGGCACCTACCGCTACCCGGCCTCCGGGCCCACCCTCTCCGGCGTCCTCGACTTCCTCGCCGACACCAAGGAGTGCGACGAGCTGTACATGGTCGTCGACGAGGAACTGAAGATGATGGCCCGGATCTGCGAGAGCGGCGGCCGCGTCGTCGGCCCGTACCTCAAGGAGATGGCCCGCCTCGCGCACACCGAGTACTTCATCGAGGGCAGCACCGACCGGGACCCGCGCGAGATCCTGCACGAGACCCTGTTCGCGCCGACCGTCACGGGCTCCCCGCTGGAGAGCGCGAGCGAGGTGATCAAGCGGTACGAGCCGCAGGGCCGCGGCTACTACAGCGGCGTGCTGGCCCTCATCGGCCAGGACGGCGCGGGTGCCCGCACCCTGGACTCCGCGATCCTCATCCGCACCGCCGACATCGACGCCGGCGGCCGCATGAAGATCGGCGTGGGCGCCACGCTGGTCCGCAACTCCGACCCGGTCTCCGAGGTCGCCGAGACCCGCGCCAAGGCGGCCGGCCTGCTGGCCGTCCTCGGCGAGAGCGGCCCGGCCCGGTTCGCCGACCACCCCGGCGTGCGCGCGGCGCTCGGGAAGCGGAACGAGAACATCTCCGCGTTCTGGCTGGCCGACGACACCGCCCGGGAGGACCCGCTGCCGGAGCTGGTCGGCCGCAAGGTGCTCGTCGTCGACGCCGAGGACACCTTCACCGCGATGATCGAGCACCTGCTGCGCTCCTTCGGCGCCGAGGTGACGGTCCGCCGCTTCGACGAGCCGTACGCCTTCGAGCCGTACGACCTCGTCGTCATGGGCCCCGGCCCCGGCGACCCGCGCGACGCCGGCCACCCGAAGATCGCGCACCTGCGGGGGGCCGTCGACACCCTGCTGGCGCAGGAGCGGCCGTTCCTGGCCGTGTGCCTGAGCCACCAGGTGCTCAGCGCGCGGCTCGGCCTCGACCTGGTCCGGCGGGAGCACCCCAACCAGGGTGTGCAGCGCGAGATCGACCTGTTCGGGCGGCGCGAACGCGTCGGCTTCTACAACACGTTCGCCTCGCGCAGCGACAGCGAGAAGGCCGACAGCGACGTCGGCGTGATCGAGGTCAGCCGGGACCCGGAGACCGGCGAGGTGCACGCCCTGCGCGGCTGGGGCTTCCGCTCCATGCAGTTCCACCCGGAGGCGGTGCTCACCGAGGACGGCCCCCGGATCGTCGGGGACGCGCTCACCGGGCTGCTGCGGGAGCGTGCCCGGTGA
- a CDS encoding isochorismatase family protein, which translates to MPGEGDLPTGPADWTIDPDRAVLLLHDMQKFFLAPFPAGEQPVTDLVAHAALLRDRCAALGIPVAYTAQPGGMTPQQRGLLKDFWGPGMTPSPEHRQVVEPVAPADGDWVFTKWRYSAFHHTDLLERMRAAGRDQLIVIGVYAHVGVLMTTVDAFSHDIQPFLVGDAIADFTWADHRMALEYAAARCATLTSTKALLGALPKPGTAQDGAKEPS; encoded by the coding sequence ATGCCGGGCGAGGGCGACCTGCCCACCGGCCCGGCCGACTGGACGATCGACCCGGACCGCGCGGTCCTGCTCCTGCACGACATGCAGAAGTTCTTCCTCGCCCCCTTCCCGGCGGGCGAGCAGCCCGTCACCGACCTGGTCGCGCACGCCGCGCTGCTGCGCGACCGCTGCGCCGCGCTCGGCATCCCCGTCGCCTACACCGCGCAGCCCGGTGGCATGACACCCCAGCAGCGCGGCCTGCTCAAGGACTTCTGGGGTCCCGGCATGACGCCGAGCCCCGAACACCGCCAGGTCGTCGAACCGGTGGCGCCCGCCGACGGCGACTGGGTGTTCACCAAGTGGCGCTACAGCGCCTTCCACCACACCGACCTGCTGGAACGCATGCGGGCCGCCGGACGCGACCAGCTGATCGTCATCGGCGTCTACGCGCACGTCGGCGTGCTGATGACGACCGTCGACGCCTTCAGCCACGACATCCAGCCGTTCCTCGTCGGCGACGCCATCGCCGACTTCACCTGGGCCGACCACCGCATGGCCCTCGAGTACGCGGCGGCCCGCTGCGCGACTCTCACCTCCACCAAGGCGCTCCTCGGCGCCCTCCCGAAACCCGGGACGGCCCAGGACGGCGCGAAGGAGCCGTCATGA
- a CDS encoding 2,3-dihydro-2,3-dihydroxybenzoate dehydrogenase, whose protein sequence is MQGKTALVTGAAGGIGEAVVRALASRGVRVAAVDLNAEPLREAAKAAVEDGMDVTAFPADVTLSSEVDEVVAEVESTLGPIDYLVNAAGVLRMGAARSLSDEDWAVTFAVNTTGVFFMSRAVVNRMVPRESGALVTVASNAAGTARSEMSAYAASKAAATMFTKCLGLEVAKYGIRANLVAPGSTDTPMLTSMWEDKSHAQVSIDGNPETFRVGIPLGKLAQPKDVADAVVFLLSDEASHITMHDLTVDGGAALGV, encoded by the coding sequence ATGCAAGGAAAGACCGCTCTGGTCACCGGCGCCGCCGGTGGCATCGGCGAGGCCGTCGTCCGCGCCCTGGCGTCCCGGGGAGTCCGCGTCGCCGCGGTCGACCTGAACGCCGAACCGCTGCGCGAGGCCGCGAAGGCAGCCGTCGAGGACGGGATGGACGTCACCGCGTTCCCCGCCGACGTCACCCTCAGCTCCGAGGTCGACGAGGTGGTGGCCGAGGTCGAATCGACCCTCGGGCCGATCGACTACCTCGTCAACGCGGCCGGCGTGCTGCGCATGGGCGCGGCCCGCTCCCTCAGCGACGAGGACTGGGCCGTCACCTTCGCCGTCAACACCACCGGCGTCTTCTTCATGTCCCGTGCCGTCGTCAACCGCATGGTGCCGCGCGAGAGCGGCGCCCTCGTGACCGTCGCCTCCAACGCGGCCGGCACGGCCCGCTCCGAGATGTCCGCGTACGCCGCCTCCAAGGCCGCCGCGACCATGTTCACCAAGTGCCTCGGCCTGGAGGTCGCCAAGTACGGCATCCGCGCCAACCTCGTGGCGCCGGGCTCCACCGACACCCCGATGCTGACCTCGATGTGGGAGGACAAGTCCCACGCCCAGGTCTCCATCGACGGCAACCCCGAGACCTTCCGCGTCGGGATCCCGCTGGGCAAGCTCGCCCAGCCGAAGGACGTCGCCGACGCCGTCGTCTTCCTGCTCTCCGACGAGGCCTCGCACATCACGATGCACGACCTCACAGTGGACGGCGGTGCGGCGCTCGGTGTCTGA
- a CDS encoding 3-deoxy-7-phosphoheptulonate synthase, whose protein sequence is MHLRRQLRTGRYHVLDTALWRSLAAGQQPQWPDPAKLEEVRGALSAAPALVRGEDVRALRALLAKAAAGEIQIVQSGDCAEDPAESTRGHVARKAALLDSLAAVMKSRSFKPVLRVGRLAGQFGKPRSNPTEVIGGVELPVYRGHMVNSPEPDPELRRPDPGRLYDGYQAARDVMELLGWYGDSARSAAEPPVYTSHEALLLDYEGPMLRTEPDGSTLLTSTHWPWIGERTRELDGAHVAFFAELANPVATKVGPKTTPEQLLALCERLDPKREPGRLTLISRMGAGKAAERLPELARAVSDAGHPVVWMCDPMHGNTVSAGGYKTRFIETVVREVEEFQASVNDNGGVAAGLHLETTPDPVHECVANASRVGELGEKYTSFCDPRLNPEQAIEVASAWRG, encoded by the coding sequence GTGCATCTACGTCGGCAGCTTCGCACCGGGAGGTACCACGTGCTCGACACCGCACTCTGGAGATCGCTGGCCGCAGGCCAGCAGCCGCAGTGGCCCGATCCGGCCAAGCTGGAGGAAGTGCGCGGCGCACTCTCGGCCGCACCCGCCCTCGTCCGGGGCGAGGACGTCCGCGCCCTGCGCGCGCTCCTCGCCAAGGCCGCCGCCGGCGAGATCCAGATCGTCCAGAGCGGGGACTGCGCCGAGGACCCCGCCGAATCGACCCGGGGCCACGTCGCGCGCAAGGCCGCGCTCCTGGACTCGCTCGCGGCCGTCATGAAGTCCCGCTCCTTCAAGCCCGTCCTGCGCGTGGGGCGGCTCGCCGGCCAGTTCGGCAAGCCGCGCTCCAACCCGACCGAGGTCATCGGCGGCGTCGAGCTCCCCGTCTACCGCGGCCACATGGTCAACAGCCCGGAGCCCGACCCCGAGCTGCGCCGCCCCGACCCCGGCCGGCTGTACGACGGCTACCAGGCCGCCCGCGACGTCATGGAGCTGCTCGGCTGGTACGGCGACAGCGCCCGCAGCGCCGCCGAGCCGCCCGTGTACACCAGCCACGAGGCCCTGCTGCTCGACTACGAGGGCCCGATGCTGCGCACCGAACCCGACGGCAGCACCCTGCTGACGTCGACGCACTGGCCGTGGATCGGCGAGCGCACCCGCGAGCTCGACGGCGCGCACGTCGCGTTCTTCGCGGAGCTCGCCAACCCGGTCGCCACCAAGGTCGGCCCGAAGACCACCCCGGAGCAGTTGCTGGCCCTGTGCGAGCGGCTCGACCCGAAGCGGGAGCCCGGGCGGCTGACGCTGATCTCCCGCATGGGCGCCGGGAAGGCCGCCGAGCGGCTGCCGGAACTCGCCCGCGCGGTGAGCGACGCCGGACACCCCGTGGTGTGGATGTGCGACCCGATGCACGGCAACACCGTGAGCGCCGGCGGCTACAAGACCCGGTTCATCGAGACCGTCGTCCGCGAGGTCGAGGAGTTCCAGGCCTCCGTCAACGACAACGGCGGCGTCGCCGCCGGCCTGCACCTGGAGACCACACCCGACCCGGTGCACGAATGCGTCGCCAACGCCTCCCGGGTCGGCGAACTGGGCGAGAAGTACACCAGTTTCTGCGACCCGCGCCTCAACCCGGAGCAGGCGATCGAGGTCGCCTCCGCCTGGCGCGGCTGA